Genomic DNA from Thermobifida alba:
GCGCGCGCAGCGCCAGCAGCCCGCTGCCGGCCGCGGTGGCCGCCTCCCGGAGTCGGCGGGCCTCGCGGGCCCGCCGGACCCAGCGGATCCGCGGCGGCAGCCACACCCCCAGCGCGACCACGGCGGGCAGGACCGCGACGGCCAGCGACAGGGTCAGGGCGAAATCGGCCACGGTCTGCTGGAACCCCGCCCCGGCCGCGCTCAGGTCCTCGCCGGTCGCGCCCATGCTCGCGAACGGCTCGGACAGCTGCTCGCCGACGAACGGCACCTCCCGGGCCGTCTCGGCCGCGGCCGCCATGTGACTGGTCAGCCCCTCGCCCGCGTCCTCCAGGAGGACGCCCGGCCGCGCCAGGGCGCTGAGGGTCGCGTGCAGGGCCGTCGCGGCCCACACCCACAGCGCGATCCAGGCGAGCGCGAGGGCGTCGCACAGCAGTTGCGCGCAGCGGCGGAGCGGACGGTCGGCGTAGATCTTCACGGCGGGGGACTCCCAACTGGAACGCTTCGGAAGGGGGACCGCCGGACGGGGGCCGGCGGCCGAGATGGGTCTTCCCCCGCCCGCCGCGGCCAATCCGACCTGTCGGGACTGTCCCGCACAACAGTCAGCGAACGGCAAAAACACCGCGTTTCGGGCCTGCTTTCTTGCTTTGCCCGAGGCGGCGGACCGAGCATGGGGACATGAGCGAACGCAGCGGCCGCGAGACGGAGATCATCCAGCGCATCGGGGAGCTCGTCACCGAGGAGCGCGACCTCCGGGAGCGGCGCGCGCACCGGCTCAGCCCGGCCGAACGCGACCGCATCGAGCAGCTGGAGCGCGCCCTGGACCAGTGCTGGGACCTGCTGCGCCAGCGGCGGGCCAAGGAGGAGTTCGGCGGCGACCCCGGGCAGGCGCGGCCCCGCCCGACGAGCCAGGTCGAGGAGTACCGGCAGTAGCCCGCCCCGGTCCGCGCCGGACGGCGGGAACTCCGGCGGGACGGACCGCGTCTCACCACGGTGACCCACCCCTCATCGCCCCGCGGGGCGACCGAGCAGAAGGCACCGTGAGTGGAGATACTGACCGGAATCGGCCTGGCCTCCTCGGCCGGTCTGAACGCCTACATCCCCCTGCTGGCGGCGGGACTGCTCTCCCGGTTCACCGACGTGCTGTCGCTGGGCCCGGGCTGGCAGTGGCTGGAGAACCCCTGGGCGCTGGGCATCCTCGCCGTGCTGCTCGTCGTCGAGTTCTGCGCCGACAAGGTCCCCGCCCTGGACCACGTCAACGACGTGCTCCAGACGCTGGTGCGGCCCGCCTCGGGCGGCATCGTCTTCGGCGCCGGCGCCACCGCGACGACCGGTGAGGCGGCGGCCGCCGCCGAGGCCGGGGGAGGCGTCGACGTGTGGCTGGCGGTCGCCGGAGCGGCCATCGCCCTGTTCTTCCACCTGCTCAAGGCGCTGGTCCGCTTGATGGTCAACGCCGTCAGCGGGGGAGTGGGCGCGCCCGTGGTCAGCACCGCCGAGGACGCCACGAGCGCCGTGCTGTCCGTGCTGGCCGTCCTGCTGCCGGTGCTGGTCGTGCTGTTCGTCTCGGCCGTGGCCGTGGTCGGGGTCTGGCTCGTGGTGCGCCTGCGCCGCAGACGGCGGCGCGGGGAGGCCGCGGCGGACGGGGGTGGGGGACCGCACTCCCGGCGCGTCGCCGGCGGCGCCTAGAGTACGGGATGTGGCAGAGCAACCCCCGATCCTGCGAGAGGGCGTCCGACACATCGTGTGGGACTGGAACGGCACCCTCCTCGACGACAACCACGCCAATCTCGCCGCGGCCAACCACGTGTGCGAGATGTTCGGCGCGCCCCCCAGGGAACTGGAGGAGTGGCGGCGGATCTTCCGCCGTCCGCTGCTCCCGTTCTACGAGGAGCTGCTGGGCAGGTCCTTCGCCGACGGCGAGTGGGAGCGCCTCGACACCGCCTACAACAGCTACTACCGGCGGCTGCTGCCCTCGTGCCGGCTCGCCGACGGCGCGCTGGAGACCCTGGGCGCCTGGCGCGCGGCGGGAGGCACGCAGTCGCTGCTGTCGATGGCCGCGCACGACCACCTGGTCCCCGTGATCACCGAGCACGGCCTGGTGCCGCACTTCACCAGGGTGGACGGGCGGCGCCACGACACCGGCGCCGACTCCAAGGCCGAACACCTGGTCAACCACCTGGCGGCGCAGGACATCGACCCCGCCACGGTCGTGCTCATCGGCGACATCGACGACGACGCGCACGCCGCCCGCGCGGCGGGGGCCCGGGCGATCCTGGTCGCCACCGGGCTGATGAGCCGGGAGCGGCTGGAGGCCACCGGCCACCCGGTCGCCGACTCGCTGACCGAGGCGGTGCGGATGCTGCACGGCTGAGCCGCGCCGCGGACGACAGCGGGGCGGCGCCCGGCGAGGGCGCCGCCCCGTGCGTCCGACCGTCGGAGCCGCTTCGGCCTAGCCGAGGGCGACCTTGCGGGCGTCCTCGAACCGCTTGGCGACGTCGGCCCAGTTCACGACGTTCCAGAACGCCTTGACGTAGTCGGCCTTGACGTTCTTGTACTGCAGGTAGAAGGCGTGCTCCCACATGTCCAGCATCAGCAGCGGGTAGGAGCCGGCGGCCAGGTTGCCCTGGTGGTCGTAGAGCTGCTCGATGATGAGGCGCTGGCCGAGGATGTCCCAGGCGAGGATCGCCCAGCCCGAGCCCTGGATGCCGGTGGCCGCGGCGTTGAAGTGCGCGCGGAAGGCGTCGAAGGAGCCGAAGGCGTCGTCGATGGCGGCGCCCAGCTCACCCTCGGGCTTGTCGCCGCCGTCCGGCGACAGGTTCGGCCAGAAGACCGTGTGGTTCACGTGGCCCGCCAGGTTGAAGGCGAGGTTCTTCTGCAGCAGGTTGACCTTGCCCAGGTCGTTCTTCTCCCGAGCCTCCGCCAGCTGCTCCAGGGCGTCGTTGGCGCCCTTGACGTAGGCGGCGTGGTGCTTGTCGTGGTGCAGCTCCATGATCTGGCCCGAGATCCACGGCTCCAGCGCCGCGTAGTCGTAGGGCAGTTCAGGAAGCGAGTACGGCGCGGACATCTACGCACCTTTCAGTCTCTAGAGATCTGACAGTTGACCCCTGCGAAAGATCGCTGAACAGAAAACTATCAGCCGGAGGGGATACCGTCCGGTACCGCCTCCGGGGCAGGGGTCCCGGCGGCCGTGGCCCACCGCCGCCGTCCGCTACCCGCCGCAGCGTGCCTCATGCGTCCGCTTCCGCGCCGCCCGTCCGGGGCGGCGCGGCCGCCCGGGGGTCAGGGGACGACCAGGCTCAGCGCCTCGGCGACGAGCGCGGGGCGCTCCTCCCCGTCGATCTCGACCTCGTGCCGCATGGTCAGCAGCAGGCCCTTGGGGGTCTCCTTGACCTCGGCCAGTTCGAGGCTGTCGCGGACCCGGGAGCCCACCCGCACCGGCTGGAGGAAGCGGACCTTGTTCAGGCCGTAGTTGATCGACATGGCGGGGGCCTTCCGCAGCCGGTAGGTCTGCCAGGAGAACATCGGCAGCAGGGAGAGGGAGAGGAACCCGTGGGCGATGGTGCCGCCGAACGGTCCCGCGGCGGCGCGTTCGGCGTCCACGTGGATCCACTGGTGGTCGCCGGTGGCGTCGGCGAACTGGTTGACCTGCTCCTGGGTGACGGTGTGCCAGGGGCTGTGCCCCAGGTGGCTGCCCTGCACGGCGGCCAGCGCGTGGATGTCGGCGAACTCCTGCATGCTGCGCGACTCTTTCTCGTCCTGTCCGTGGTGCGCGGGACACCACCAGACCAACTGGTTGGTATGCGTCGTGGCCTACAGTACCGCGTCCGGCACCGCGGCGGCAGGGCGCACCCCGGCAGCGGCGCGGCCCGCCCGGCCCCGCAACGCACGGCGGCGCCGGAGGATCCGGACGACCACGCCCGTCCTCCGGCACCGCGCGCCCCGGCCCGGAGCCGGTCAGTCCCCGACCAGCTCCTCCAGGCGGCTGTGGGGCACCCCCAGGTACTGGGCGATGTCGGGCGGGGCCAGGCCCGCCCCGGACAGCCCGTGCACGAGCTCCCTGACCTTGGCCGAGGCGGTGCGCACGGCCTCGTCCGCGATGTGCAGGGCACGCCGGGCCTCGACCGCCAGCTGGTCGAGCTCCTCGTTCACGTGCGGCTGCAGGTCGACGTGGACGGTGCGCTCCTCCCGGGCGAGCTGGGCACAGATGAACTCCCTGGCCCGCGAGGAGGCCTCACCCAGGGTCGGCGACCAGGTGACCCCCACGTCGGGGATGCGGAGTTCCCAGCCGTTCTCCCACTTGCGGGCGTGCACCTCGTACAGCGCCACCGGTTTTTCCTTTCTGCGGAGGAGGGGACTCGATCATCCCGGAGCGGGAGGGCGCGCGGCAACACGGCGCAGCCGGACCGCGGCGGAACGGACCCGGGCACGAAGGAGCGCACGGGACCGCGCCGGGGCCCGGTCAGTCCAGGACCCCCAGCGAGGCCGACCGCACCGTCAGCGCCTCGACGGTGCGCTCGTCCACCTCGTGCCCCAGCCCGGGCTGGGTGAGCGGAACCGCCGCGACACCGTCGTGCGACCGCACCGTCGGAGCCACCAGGTCGTGGGCGAAGCGTTCGCCCGCCCGCGGCATCTCGCACGGCAGCGTCGCGCCGGGCAGCGAGGCCAGCGCCACGACCGCGGCCCGGCCCACCCCCGACTCCCGGTCGGAACCGCACCACACCTGCCAGCCGGCGTCCACCGCCCGGTCGTGGGCGCGCCGGGCCGGGGTGAGGCCGCCCATCCGGACGATCCGCAGGTTCAGCGCCGACGCCGCCTCCAGGCGGATCGCCTCGTCCAGCCGCTCCAGGGAGTCGACCGAGTCGTCCAACGCCACCGGGGTGCGCAGGTCACGGCTGAGCCGGGCGTGCGCGGCGAGGTCGGCGGCGGCGAAGGGCTGCTCGATGGCGAGCAGGCCGTAGTCGTCCAGGGCGCGCAGCGCCGCCAGGTCCGAGGGGCTCTCCGTGTAGCGGCCGCCCCCGTCCGCCTGGAGGACGAGGAACGGGTAGGTCTCCTGGACGGCGCGGACCGCCTCCACGTCCCACCCGGGCCCGATCTGCAGCCGGATGCGCTTGCACCCCGCGCCGACCTGCCGGTTCACCTCGTGGACCAGGGACTCCACGGACGGCTGCGGCCCCAGGGTGACCCCGGTGGTGACGGCGGTGCGGACCCCGCCCAGCGCGTGCGCCAGCGGCATGCCGCGCTGCCGGCTCCACAGGTCCCAGCAGGCGGTGTCCAGCGCGGCGGCCACGGCGGGCCGGGGAGCGAGGGACCGCCAGGCCGCCGCGGCCTCGGTGGGCCGCTGCCAGCGGTACCCCACCAGGGCCGGGGCGTAGTCGGCCACCAGGGAGTCCCACAGCGCGTCGTCGGCGTCGGGGATCTCCCCCCAGCCGCTGGTCCCCGCGTCGTCGCGGACCCGGACCAGGATGTGCCGCACGAAGCGGTCGGGCCCTCCGGAGCGCTGCCGCGCCCGGGGCCGCGTCACCGTCAGCCGTACCAGACGCATCTCCACGGCCGCCACACGGGTGAGGGTCGTCGGCTCCGTGCGTGCCACTGACCTGTCGCCTCCCAAGACCGGGGTCGCGGCCGCGGAACGGCCGCCTTCCTGCACTCTCGACGGTAGCGGCTCCGGCAGACCCGGCACCACCGAGCGGCGGGAGCGGGCCCGCGACCGGAGGGGGCTACCCCTGCGCCAGGACCTCGGCCACGGGGCGGGCCGACAGCCCGTGCGCGCGGGCCACCGCCTCGTTGGTGAGCTCCCCGCCGAAGGTGTTGAGCCCCGCCGCCAGCGCCGGGTCCGCCGCCAGCGCGGCACGCCACCCCCGGTCGGCCAGGGCCACCGCGTAGCGCAGCGTGTCCTTGGTCAGGGCGTGCGTGGCGGTGGTGGGCACCGCGCCCGGCATGTTGGACACGCAGTAGAACACCGTGTCGTGCACGGTGAACGTGGGGTCGGAGTGCGTGGTGGGCCGGGTGTCGGCGAAGCAGCCGCCCTGGTCCACGGCGATGTCCACCAGGACCGACCCCGGCCGCATCCGCGCGACCAGGTCGCTGTCGACCAGGACGGGGGCCTTGGCCCCGGGGATCAGCACCGCGCCGATGACGAGGTCGGACTCCAGCGCGGTCCGCTCGATCTCGTAGGCGGTGGAGGCCAGGGTCCGCACCCGCCCCTGGAACACCGTGTCGGCGCGCCGCAGCTTGGCCATGTCCACGTCCAGCAGGGTCACCTCGGCGCCCATGCCCACCGCGACCTGGGCGGCGTTCATGCCGGACACGCCCGCGCCGAGCACCATGACCCGGGCCGGGCGCACCCCCGGGACGCCGCCCAGCAGCACGCCCCGGCCGCCGTTGGAACGCTGCAGGGCGGTCGCCCCCACCTGCGGGGCGAGCCGTCCGGCGATCTCCGACATGGGGGCCAGCAGCGGCAGGGAGCCGTCCGCGAGCTGCACGGTCTCGTAGGCGATGGCGGTGACCCCGTGCTTCAGCAGGATGTCGGTGCACTCGCGGGAGGCGGCCAGGTGCAGGTAGGTGAAGAGGACCTGGCCCTCGCGCAGGCGGTGGTACTCCTCGGGGACCGGCTCCTTGACCTTGAGCACCAGGTCGGCGGCGCCCCACACCTCGTCCGCGCTGTCCAGGACCCGCGCCCCCGCGGCGGTGTACTCCGCGTCGCTTATGGCCGAGCCCGCGCCGGCGTCGCGCTCGACGAGGACCTCATGGCCGTGCCGGACCAGTTCGTGGACGCCTGCCGGGGTGATCGCCACCCGGTACTCGTGGTTCTTGATCTCACGGGGCACGCCGACGCGCACGGTTCCTCCTCGGTGTCGAAGATGCTGCCCCCACTCCGATCCCGGTCCCCGTCCGGCCCACGGCGGAACGGACGGGCAACGGGGTCCGACCGCCGCGCCGTGAGACTTCCGCGGTGCCCCTAGTTGTAGGCGGACAGCAGGGGACCACCACGCGGCGAGGGGTCCTTGTCAGGGTCCGAAGGTACCGGTATCCCGCACACCCACGTGCCGGTCACCCTCCCCTGCAGACGACGCCCCCGGTAGGGGCTGTCGTCGGCCGCGGGGACCGTCTGGTGGGCGTCGGGGTCGAAGGCGACCAGGTCCGCGTCGCACCCCACCGCGATGCGCCCCTTGGCGGACAGCCCCATCAGCTCGGCGGGCCGCTGCGCGGTCCAGCGGCTCAGCTCGGCCAGGCCGCGGCCGCGCCGCCGGGCCGCGGTCCACAGCGCGGGCAGCGTCCACCGGATCGCCGCGATGCCGGTGCCCGGGCGGTGCCCCGAGGCCACCGAGCCGACGATGGCGTTGCCGGAGGAGTCCGCGCCGTGCAGCAGGGCGTTCCACAGCGCGCCGCGGTTGGCGTCGGAGCGCAGCGGCGGACGGCAGCGGTAGGCGGGGTCGGCGTCGGGCACGTGCTCGGCGGGCAGGCACAGGTAGTGCGGGCAGGTCTGCGCGCTGACCGGGATGCCGACGGCCTGCGCCGCGGCCAGGATCGCCGCGCACTCGGCCGCCACGAACGGGGCGATGTGCACCCGGGCGCCGTTGCTCCGCGCGGCGGCGAGCACCCGTTCCAGCCCCCGCCGCTCCGCCCGGGGCGGCCGCGCGGCCAGCAGCGCGCTGTTGCTCGGGCCCACCGGGGAGCCCAGTTCGCGGGCGTCCTCGGCGTGCACCACCAGCGGCACGTCCATCGTCGCCACCTCGGCCATGCTCTTGCCCAGGTGGACGTCGTCGAGGGCCGCCAGGCCCCCGCCTCCCCCGTCCGACAGCGAGCAGGCGAACCCCACCACCCCGTTGGCGCGCAGGTCCGCCAGTTCGGCGGGGCCGCTGCGCGGGGTGA
This window encodes:
- a CDS encoding DUF2630 family protein, with product MSERSGRETEIIQRIGELVTEERDLRERRAHRLSPAERDRIEQLERALDQCWDLLRQRRAKEEFGGDPGQARPRPTSQVEEYRQ
- a CDS encoding HAD family hydrolase, translated to MAEQPPILREGVRHIVWDWNGTLLDDNHANLAAANHVCEMFGAPPRELEEWRRIFRRPLLPFYEELLGRSFADGEWERLDTAYNSYYRRLLPSCRLADGALETLGAWRAAGGTQSLLSMAAHDHLVPVITEHGLVPHFTRVDGRRHDTGADSKAEHLVNHLAAQDIDPATVVLIGDIDDDAHAARAAGARAILVATGLMSRERLEATGHPVADSLTEAVRMLHG
- a CDS encoding MaoC family dehydratase; its protein translation is MQEFADIHALAAVQGSHLGHSPWHTVTQEQVNQFADATGDHQWIHVDAERAAAGPFGGTIAHGFLSLSLLPMFSWQTYRLRKAPAMSINYGLNKVRFLQPVRVGSRVRDSLELAEVKETPKGLLLTMRHEVEIDGEERPALVAEALSLVVP
- a CDS encoding enolase C-terminal domain-like protein — encoded protein: MARTEPTTLTRVAAVEMRLVRLTVTRPRARQRSGGPDRFVRHILVRVRDDAGTSGWGEIPDADDALWDSLVADYAPALVGYRWQRPTEAAAAWRSLAPRPAVAAALDTACWDLWSRQRGMPLAHALGGVRTAVTTGVTLGPQPSVESLVHEVNRQVGAGCKRIRLQIGPGWDVEAVRAVQETYPFLVLQADGGGRYTESPSDLAALRALDDYGLLAIEQPFAAADLAAHARLSRDLRTPVALDDSVDSLERLDEAIRLEAASALNLRIVRMGGLTPARRAHDRAVDAGWQVWCGSDRESGVGRAAVVALASLPGATLPCEMPRAGERFAHDLVAPTVRSHDGVAAVPLTQPGLGHEVDERTVEALTVRSASLGVLD
- the ald gene encoding alanine dehydrogenase, with translation MRVGVPREIKNHEYRVAITPAGVHELVRHGHEVLVERDAGAGSAISDAEYTAAGARVLDSADEVWGAADLVLKVKEPVPEEYHRLREGQVLFTYLHLAASRECTDILLKHGVTAIAYETVQLADGSLPLLAPMSEIAGRLAPQVGATALQRSNGGRGVLLGGVPGVRPARVMVLGAGVSGMNAAQVAVGMGAEVTLLDVDMAKLRRADTVFQGRVRTLASTAYEIERTALESDLVIGAVLIPGAKAPVLVDSDLVARMRPGSVLVDIAVDQGGCFADTRPTTHSDPTFTVHDTVFYCVSNMPGAVPTTATHALTKDTLRYAVALADRGWRAALAADPALAAGLNTFGGELTNEAVARAHGLSARPVAEVLAQG
- a CDS encoding superoxide dismutase: MSAPYSLPELPYDYAALEPWISGQIMELHHDKHHAAYVKGANDALEQLAEAREKNDLGKVNLLQKNLAFNLAGHVNHTVFWPNLSPDGGDKPEGELGAAIDDAFGSFDAFRAHFNAAATGIQGSGWAILAWDILGQRLIIEQLYDHQGNLAAGSYPLLMLDMWEHAFYLQYKNVKADYVKAFWNVVNWADVAKRFEDARKVALG
- a CDS encoding DUF4126 domain-containing protein; protein product: MEILTGIGLASSAGLNAYIPLLAAGLLSRFTDVLSLGPGWQWLENPWALGILAVLLVVEFCADKVPALDHVNDVLQTLVRPASGGIVFGAGATATTGEAAAAAEAGGGVDVWLAVAGAAIALFFHLLKALVRLMVNAVSGGVGAPVVSTAEDATSAVLSVLAVLLPVLVVLFVSAVAVVGVWLVVRLRRRRRRGEAAADGGGGPHSRRVAGGA
- a CDS encoding amidohydrolase family protein, which translates into the protein MRQFDLVIRSRRAVTPTGVGPAAVAVADGRVAAVADYRAELPCRGQTDLGEVALLPGMVDVDAAVQAPGQLLSQGYARTTRAAAAGGITTLVVAPAPAQPAITSTDTLRAHLHASASSCAVHVAFLGGITPRSGPAELADLRANGVVGFACSLSDGGGGGLAALDDVHLGKSMAEVATMDVPLVVHAEDARELGSPVGPSNSALLAARPPRAERRGLERVLAAARSNGARVHIAPFVAAECAAILAAAQAVGIPVSAQTCPHYLCLPAEHVPDADPAYRCRPPLRSDANRGALWNALLHGADSSGNAIVGSVASGHRPGTGIAAIRWTLPALWTAARRRGRGLAELSRWTAQRPAELMGLSAKGRIAVGCDADLVAFDPDAHQTVPAADDSPYRGRRLQGRVTGTWVCGIPVPSDPDKDPSPRGGPLLSAYN